CGGTGTTGTTTTTCATCGCCGCCTTGCTGATGCCTCCGCGGGTGTTCAGTACTGGAACGCAGGGGCGCTCGAGCCCCAGTTTTCGGGGCAGATCGCCATCCAGTGCGGCTTGGCTCACGAAGGTGAGGCAGCTGGGGGCCAGTGCCTTGCCGAAGGCCGCGAACATGGGCCGTCCATGGACCGGTCCAGGGGTGGGAATCGAGGCGTTGGCGTCGCCCATCTGGGCCCAGACGATCGAGCCCCCTTTGATGACGAGCTCCGGTTTCACGCCAAAGAAGCCGGGTTTCCAGAGGACCAGGTCCGCGAGCTTGCCGACCTCCACGGAGCCGACCTGTTGATCCAAGCCATGGGCGATGGCGGGGTTGATCGTGGTCTTGGCGATGTAGCGCTTCAGGCGAGTGTTGTCGTTGCGGCTGCTGTCCTCCGGGAGGGAACCCCGCTGCACCTTCATCTTGTGGGCGGTCTGGAAGGTGCGGGTGATGACCTCGCCAACGCGGCCCATGGCCTGGGAATCGCTCGCGATGATCGAGAAGGCACCGATGTCGTGAAGGATGTCTTCGGCGGCAATCGTCTCGCGCCGGATGCGTGACTCGGCGAAAGCCACGTCCTCCGGGATCTTCGGATCGAGGTGGTGGCACACCATCAACATGTCGAGGTGCTCCTCGAGGGTGTTGCGGGTGTAGGGACGGGTGGGGTTCGTACTGCTCGGCAGGACGTTGGCTTCACCGCAGATCTTGATGATGTCCGGGGCATGGCCGCCGCCCGCCCCTTCGGTGTGGAAGGTGTGGATGGTGCGCCCGCCGATGGCGCGAATCGTGTCTTCGACAAACCCCGCTTCGTTCAGCGTGTCGCTGTGGATGCACACCTGCACATCGAAGCGATCGGCCACGCTTAAACAGCAATCGATGGCGGCCGGCGTTGTCCCCCAGTCCTCGTGAAGCTTGAGCCCGCACGCCCCGGCGTGGACCTGCTCTTCAATCGCCTCCGGGGTGGAGGCGTTGCCTTTACCGAAGAACCCGAGGTTCACGGGTAGCCCCTCGGCGGCCTGCAGCATCCGACCGATGTGAAAGGCCCCTGGCGTGCAGGTGGTGGCGTTGGTCCCCGTGGCCGGTCCCGTGCCGCCGCCAAGCAGTGTCGTCACTCCACTGGCGAGGGCCGTTTCGATCTGCTGGGGGCAGATGAAGTGAATGTGGGTGTCGATCGAGCCCGCCGTGAGGATGTGGCCTTCACCGGCAATCGCTTCGGTGCCTGGGCCCACGACGATGTCGACCCCCGCTTGGGTGTCCGGGTTGCCCGCCTTGCCGATGCCGCAGATGCGGCCATCACGGATGCCGATGTCGGCTTTGACGATCCCCCACCAATCCAGGATGAGAGCGTTGGTGATGACGGTGTCGACCGCTCCATTCGCGCGGGTCGTCTGGGCTTGGCCCATGCCGTCGCGGATCACCTTGCCGCCGCCGAACTTCACCTCATCGCCGTAGACGGTCAGGTCCCGTTCCACCTCGAGGATGAGCTCGGTGTCCGCCAGACGCAGGCGATCGCCGGTGGTGGGGCCGTAGGTCTCGGCGTACTGACGGCGTGAGATGCGGTAGGGCATGGGGTGTCAGTCAGTCGAGGGGGCCGTTGATCAGGCCGTTGAAGCCAAAGACGCGCCGCGCGCCGGCGTAGGGAACCAGTTGCACCTCGCGACTGTCCCCTGGCTCGAAACGAATCGCGGTGCCGGCAGGAATGTCGAGCCGCTGTCCCCGGGTGGCTTCGCGATCGAAGTGCAGGGCGGCGTTGGCTTCAAAGAAGTGGAAGTGGGAGCCCACCTGAACGGGGCGATCTCCGGTGTTCGCCACCAGAACCGTGGTGACGGGGCGACCGCTGTTGAGTTCCAGCTCGCCCGGTTCAGGAATCAGTTCCCCGGGAATCAATCCAGCCATGGCTGATCAGCGAATGGGGTCGTGCAGGGTCACGAGTTTGGTGCCGTCCGGAAACACCGCCTCGATTTGGACTTCGTGGACCAGTTCAGGAATCCCTTCCATGACCTGATCGCGGCTCAGCCAGGTGGTGCCCTCAGCCATCAGCTCTGCGACGGTTTTTCCGTCCCGGGCCCCTTCAAGCACCAGAAAACTCAGCCAGGCCACCGCTTCGGGATGGTTGAGCTTGAGGCCGCGGTTTAAGCGGCGTTCGGCCAGCAGGGCCGCGGTGACGATCAGGAGCTTGTCCTTCTCCTGAGGGGTCAGATGCATGGTGAGGCGGGAGCCTGATCCACTGGATGGGTCCCCATCACTCTCGTTCTGGGCCGGGTCCTCCTCTGTTCAGACTGAACAGTCAGGCCTGGGGGCAAGCGGGTTCTCCTGGAAGGGCCAGACCCGGGGCGGCTCCGGTGGGGCAAGTCCTTGGACCGCCCGAATCAGGGCCCAAATCCGGCAGAACCAGAAGCGGGCGGCCTGGCTGGAGGGGCCGCGGTAGCGGGCCACGAGTCCCTGTTCGAGCGCGCCGCAGGCCATGGTTCCCTCCAGGCCTGCCCGTTGTTCGCGGCAGCTGTGGAGTAAGGCCTCGAGCGCGGTTGAGCTCAGCGGTTCCCCGGCAATCCAGGCCAAGGAGCCAAAGACCGGTTGGTCCGCCATGCCGTGCTCACCCGTCAGTGCCGCTCCATGGAGCTCAAGGCGGTCCACCAATTCCCAGTGCTCGTCCTTGGCTCCGGTGCGGGTGACTTCCAGGGCAGAGCGCCAGCGGCCTTGCTGGAGGTCTTCGCCGGCTGCCGTGCGTCCGAGCCGCACAACCTCGGCCCCGAGAAAACTGGCGCCCGGTGCCAGTTGGACGCGGCAGGTCTGTTCAAACAGGCCATTGGCGTAGAGCACGAGCTCCTGCGGGAGCCACTCCAGCTGGCTGCCTTGCTGCAGGTTGAAGGTCAGGGTTTGCCGTGACCAGGCCCCCTGGGGGTGTTGGCGGGAGCGTCCGACGCTGCCGTAGACCTTCTGGGCCGCGACGCTGGTGAGCAGGGCCTGGCTCTGGGGCTGGAGCTGGGCCGTGATCTGCAGTTCGTCGCCGCCCACCAGACCCCCGGCGGTGTGCAGGATTGGCAGCTCGCAATGGCCACTGCTCTGCAGCTGTGCCCGCTGCAGCTTCAGCGGCGAGCTGGCCTGACCTTGATGGATGGTGCGTTGGCGATCCGTTGAGCCCCGCCGTTCGAACTGGAGGTCGAGGCGCCCTCGCCACGCGGATTGCGGTTCAGCCATGGCCGCATACTCCGGTCCCGTCGCGCCTGCTTTGGTAACAATCAGCACAAAGGCCAGGGGTGGTCACTTGTCAGGGTGATGCCTTTCGGATCCCATCAGGTGGAGCAGGGTTCAGCGATCGTCTTGGTGGAGCGTCACTCCGAGGGAGCGCTGCCCCAGTCCGGGGCCGCCCCCTTGCAGTTGGCCCTGACGGCTGATGAGCGCACGAGCCTGCGGGGCCATCGCCGCAGTTGCTGTGGCCGTGATCTCGTGCTGCAGCTTCCCCGTGGCGCGGCTCTGCAGCCCGGGGATTGCCTGGTCAGCGACGACGGTCAATGGCGGGTGCAGGTCGAGGCGGAGCCGGAGCCGGTGATGCACGTCCGCAGCACTGACCCCTTGGCCCTGCTGCAGGCGGCTTATCACCTGGGGAATCGCCACGTGGCGATGGAGTTGCATCCCGACCGCCTGGTGCTCTTGCAGGACAGCGTCCTGGCGGACCTCCTGCGGCAACGGCAGCTGCAGGTGGAGTGTCTCGATGCGCCCTTCCGGCCTGAGGCCGGTGCCTATGAGGGCGTTCCCCATGCCCACTCCCATGGCTGATCGGCTCCGGCTCTATCAGTTGGTCAGTCCGGCGCTGCCGGTGGGGGCCTTCAGCTATTCCGAGGGCTTGGAGGTCTTGGTTCAGTCCGGTCGGCTCAGCTCCGAGCAGGCGATGGAGGATTGGCTGAGGGCGGAGCTGCTGCGTGGTGGCGTGGCCATGGAGGCCGCCGCGCTTGCGCCCTTGATGGCGATGCTGCGCGCCTGGAGCGCTGGTGAGCCGGAGGCGGAGCGGCAGCTGCGAAGCCTGGATCGTTGGTTGCTGGTGCAGCGCGAAGCGGCGGAGCTGCGGGCCCAGCAACGCCAGATGGGACGGTCCTTGGTCACGTTGTTCGCCGACCTCGGTTGGCCCCTGCCCCAAGTCGGGGTCCCGTTGGCCTGGCCAGCGGCCTACGCCTGGGCTTGCGTGTCCCTCGCGTTGGATTCGCCGGAGGTGGAGGAGGCCTACCTCTACTCCTGGGTTGCCAATCAGCTCAGTGCGGCGGTCCGTTTGGTTCCGTTGGGCCCGACCCAGGCCCAACGCCTGCAA
This DNA window, taken from Synechococcus sp. LTW-R, encodes the following:
- the ureC gene encoding urease subunit alpha, which encodes MPYRISRRQYAETYGPTTGDRLRLADTELILEVERDLTVYGDEVKFGGGKVIRDGMGQAQTTRANGAVDTVITNALILDWWGIVKADIGIRDGRICGIGKAGNPDTQAGVDIVVGPGTEAIAGEGHILTAGSIDTHIHFICPQQIETALASGVTTLLGGGTGPATGTNATTCTPGAFHIGRMLQAAEGLPVNLGFFGKGNASTPEAIEEQVHAGACGLKLHEDWGTTPAAIDCCLSVADRFDVQVCIHSDTLNEAGFVEDTIRAIGGRTIHTFHTEGAGGGHAPDIIKICGEANVLPSSTNPTRPYTRNTLEEHLDMLMVCHHLDPKIPEDVAFAESRIRRETIAAEDILHDIGAFSIIASDSQAMGRVGEVITRTFQTAHKMKVQRGSLPEDSSRNDNTRLKRYIAKTTINPAIAHGLDQQVGSVEVGKLADLVLWKPGFFGVKPELVIKGGSIVWAQMGDANASIPTPGPVHGRPMFAAFGKALAPSCLTFVSQAALDGDLPRKLGLERPCVPVLNTRGGISKAAMKNNTALPRVEVDPQTYEVFANGELLSCEPAEVLPMAQRYFLL
- a CDS encoding urease subunit beta, which codes for MAGLIPGELIPEPGELELNSGRPVTTVLVANTGDRPVQVGSHFHFFEANAALHFDREATRGQRLDIPAGTAIRFEPGDSREVQLVPYAGARRVFGFNGLINGPLD
- a CDS encoding urease subunit gamma, with amino-acid sequence MHLTPQEKDKLLIVTAALLAERRLNRGLKLNHPEAVAWLSFLVLEGARDGKTVAELMAEGTTWLSRDQVMEGIPELVHEVQIEAVFPDGTKLVTLHDPIR
- a CDS encoding urease accessory protein UreD, which encodes MAEPQSAWRGRLDLQFERRGSTDRQRTIHQGQASSPLKLQRAQLQSSGHCELPILHTAGGLVGGDELQITAQLQPQSQALLTSVAAQKVYGSVGRSRQHPQGAWSRQTLTFNLQQGSQLEWLPQELVLYANGLFEQTCRVQLAPGASFLGAEVVRLGRTAAGEDLQQGRWRSALEVTRTGAKDEHWELVDRLELHGAALTGEHGMADQPVFGSLAWIAGEPLSSTALEALLHSCREQRAGLEGTMACGALEQGLVARYRGPSSQAARFWFCRIWALIRAVQGLAPPEPPRVWPFQENPLAPRPDCSV
- a CDS encoding urease accessory protein UreF, with product MADRLRLYQLVSPALPVGAFSYSEGLEVLVQSGRLSSEQAMEDWLRAELLRGGVAMEAAALAPLMAMLRAWSAGEPEAERQLRSLDRWLLVQREAAELRAQQRQMGRSLVTLFADLGWPLPQVGVPLAWPAAYAWACVSLALDSPEVEEAYLYSWVANQLSAAVRLVPLGPTQAQRLQLKLAPLLAQRGQELAALDPRQHWNGAVGAGTAQLRHAELYSRLFRS
- the ureE gene encoding urease accessory protein UreE — its product is MPFGSHQVEQGSAIVLVERHSEGALPQSGAAPLQLALTADERTSLRGHRRSCCGRDLVLQLPRGAALQPGDCLVSDDGQWRVQVEAEPEPVMHVRSTDPLALLQAAYHLGNRHVAMELHPDRLVLLQDSVLADLLRQRQLQVECLDAPFRPEAGAYEGVPHAHSHG